The Lolium rigidum isolate FL_2022 chromosome 1, APGP_CSIRO_Lrig_0.1, whole genome shotgun sequence region acaaattagaggcaaaacaatagcaaaagtgttcgggaaagtagatacgttttggacgtatcaagaagCTCGGTGTTTTTGTTTCGGTTTGTAGGTAGGCTATTCATTTCTGTTAGAGGGGATGATGGCTGTAaaatacgccatattttctcgtgtttaaacccttagctaagtaaggaaattgactaagtttacctctcaacttgccattaatgcctaatcaatgcaaagatgtgcaatctttttttatttttggatgttgtgtagAATATCACGTCACAATGGTAAATGGatctgcaattactgaagaaaatcacgtcaggagcatggcaaagttgactacaCTCGGAAAGGAGGCTCCTGTGGCTTTAatgggcatcggtacgggcaagccccgcctGAACCGTCTGCCCGTACCACCTGCGGCTGCGTTCCTCAGGTCAAACACTATAAAAGTCGTGAAGGAACCGACGCTAAAAAGAGAgtcattcgtcgccaaacagagccgccatccaccagatctatctgcaccacaccgaaggagatccatcaccatagttcatccattccatctcccatctcctcctTAGCCATAgctatcaccattgtaatagagatctccttgagaattggcgaccattgtaagaatattatgATTTCAAtttaagtattttgcacaataaTTTCTATCTTTGTGTATTTGAACTTAGTGGAGTGTGAGTTAACCTCTGTGGTTTGCTCACTAGGGAATAGGGGTGAGGCCTATGCAACTATGGGAATCGACTCTTGTGTCTTCGCGTGCTcctctctcggttacctctatccttttacCGCACTTTACTACCTGTATTAttgtatcttgtcatataggtaaattcacatagttgcatatctagagaatttaccttttgtgtcaagcctaaattgaaaaagaattaaaatttaattagcacctattcacccactCCCCGTAGGTGCCCATCGATCCTTTCATAGCGCCGCCTCGATAGGCTCCATGTGGAAAGTGTGGAGCGTCGCACCGAGATCTGGCCACTGCTAAGCTCCTCCAACTCGTAGGCTTCAATAACGCTCTGTAGGTCTTGCTCCATTGCATGCTCTTGTTGCAGCATTGACATGCAGTATCCAACATCTCCCAGTTAGCAAACGTAAAGCTCGTTGTCGCTTGTTGCAGTCTCGGAGTAGTATTCGAAGAGTAGCATGTCGACCTCGTTGAACCACAACCCTGACGGTGAAGAATGGGTGCCAGTGGAGGTCGTGCTCCCTCTGGAACTACCGTTTCAAATCCGGTGATTTCTCAATGTAGCTTGGGTTTGCACGCATCTCAGGCGGCAATAGGGTGCGGCGGTAGAGGATCTCCACCCGGCGTGTGGCATGTATGATTCGTGCAGCCAAAACCGGTACCCTTATGGTTCAAATGCCAGTCACATGGGAGGCGCACGCTAGACCACGGCATGGCGGCGTACGCCTCCAAGTACGCTTGCGTGACGTCAACGTAGACGTCATGCCGCGTCGATCCACCTCTTGCGACAAGGCGAAAGAAGCCACTACAACGTGTGCCTGACGTGAACCCGACCTCGTGGTCATTCTTCGTGTGGCACCCTATCTGTTGGGAATCTTCACCGGAACATACTTTTATACTTCCTCCGTTCATAGATACATTACATGACATATAAATTTAGACAAAATTCAAACTTGTTAAGTTGTGTTTTTTGAGTTATTACTCTCTATATTTATGGATATACCCTTCTACATATTTGATCAAACTTAGTAAGTTGTGACCTGTGACTACAGCGATGACTAGCCAATAATGCTAAACTCCAAGCACCACACCATGTAGCGTGCCATCAAATAGCCACTCCTCGTGTTCTTATCCCCCAACCTTCTCGTGCCAAGCCGTAGCCACAAACCGGGGCTGGTCCACACTCACGTCGGCGTTGCCCGCGCCGTCACACCACTTCCCGCGTCACCATAGGCCAGGATCACCAGAAAAAAGCACCACAAAAAGCCGGGGAAGACTTGGGTAGGATCAGGtcttagataggatctatgagatcaatttttttgcaaagacaaaacatgttgaaaaaatctggaaaaaaatcacaacacacatctatgttatatatgcaacgccaaaaatttacaacttcaaattcgacatacatttggagagacaaaaaagataaatctgaaTGTGAATAGTGTAAAATACTACTCAAGcagatctgacactattcacaatagaatttgtcttttttgtttctccaagtgtagatcagattttaggctgaaatttcttggagttgtagatacaacctatatgcatgctgtttattattttcagattttttcgcctgTTCAAAGTATATTTTTTCTGGGTTGATCCTATAATCCTACCTAATGgagagatcctatacaagtctctcccACAAAAAGCCAGCTATATCCACTTCGGATCGTGGCTTGAAAACCTGTGGAGCAGATGCTCCGGCGGGCCGATTCCATCCACCCATTCTTCCTATTTAGCTGCGTCTTCTCTGAATCCATCCTCCTGTCACTACTAGCGATCGATCATAGTGCTTTCAGAGTTTGATTGATTCTGTGGTGAAGCCGATCAGTACTGGCACCGGAGAGGAAGCTCTTGCTTCCAGCCAGGTCTCCGGAGCTTCGATCCTCAGGAAAGCATGGCCCTCCCGTCGCCGGCCGGCATCGCGAAGCCCAGGCTTCACCTGCTCTTTAACCACAAACGCGTCAGCTCGTCCATCACTTGTGAGTGACCGCTCGATCACTTGCTAGCTCCGCCTGTACGTGGAGTTCTTGCTCACTTGTTGTTCGCTTGTTTCCAGGCTGCAGCTACAATGGGCGGTCATCTGAGCCCGAGGACGGAGCggcgtcgtccatggacgccgccGACTGGCGCTCGTTCCGAGCGAAGCTCGTTCTGAAAGAGCAGTACGCGAAGAGCGTCAACCCGGCGGCCGCGGCCATGCCGTCGCAACCGCCGCCGAAGATCGCCGACAAGTGGGCGCACCCGCTGATGGAGCCGGAGAAAGGGTGCCTCCTGATCGCGACGGAGAAGCTGGACGGGTCGCACATCTTCGAGCGCACGGTGATCCTCCTGCTCTCCGCCGGGGTGCTGGGGCCCGTGGGCGTGATCCTGAACCGGCCGTCGCTCATGTCCATCAAGGAGGCGCAGTCCATCTTCGCGGAGACGGACATCGCCGGCGCCTTCTCGGGCCGCCCGCTCTTCTTCGGCGGGCCGCTGGAGGAGTGCTTCTTCCTGCTGGGCCCGCGggaggccggcgacgacgacgtggTCGGCCGGACGGGGCTGTTCGACGAGGTGATGCCGGGCCTGCACTATGGCACGCGGGAGAGCGTGGGGTGCGCCGCGGAGCTTGTGAAGCGCGGGGTGGCCAGCGTCCGGGACTTCCGCTTCTTCGACGGGTTCTGCGGGTGGGAGCGGGAGCAGCTGCGGGACGAGGTGAACGCTGGGTTGTGGCGCGTCGCCGCCTGCAGCCCCGCCGTGCTCAGGCTCACCAGCGTCGTCAAGGGCGGGCTCTGGGAGGAGGTGCAGGAGCTCGTCGGAAAGAGGAGGGTCTGGTGACTTAACTTGTACACGTCATTTTTtttattagagcatgtctaacaggccccgtattttttcgccccgtataacacgagtaaagggccctgtatccggatttcgccggccaaaaactcgggcgagctagtattctgttttacggggtggggatacgggctctgctagctcgcccgagtttttggcccctcaaaacagggttttagacagaaatttgcacaacaatttgacatcaaacatagcacatccaaaatatgtgatgcataattcatagttttaacatcacaacacgatcataggcaatgttcaagccacggaattcccaaatgtgatcaaccatcaacggatccatcaccaccggcgccaccgctcgccggagactcaccttgatcacgagcttgacgcgcagccttcttcctcgcaatgatgtccgccttggtctccttccaccacgccggctgatcctcgtccatgccgtcggtgcgcatcatcatgatttccctctcctcggccaagagctccttcatggccttggcttctttggctgcgatcatcttcatgtcaagctccttccttgcttgcaccttggcaagcttcaccacactcttcttgtcggtgatgatgagcttggtctccaacgtcttcatcgtcaatgcctccttggacttcatgagttgatccaacttc contains the following coding sequences:
- the LOC124685095 gene encoding UPF0301 protein Plut_0637-like, producing MALPSPAGIAKPRLHLLFNHKRVSSSITCCSYNGRSSEPEDGAASSMDAADWRSFRAKLVLKEQYAKSVNPAAAAMPSQPPPKIADKWAHPLMEPEKGCLLIATEKLDGSHIFERTVILLLSAGVLGPVGVILNRPSLMSIKEAQSIFAETDIAGAFSGRPLFFGGPLEECFFLLGPREAGDDDVVGRTGLFDEVMPGLHYGTRESVGCAAELVKRGVASVRDFRFFDGFCGWEREQLRDEVNAGLWRVAACSPAVLRLTSVVKGGLWEEVQELVGKRRVW